In a genomic window of Callithrix jacchus isolate 240 chromosome 22, calJac240_pri, whole genome shotgun sequence:
- the LOC118150202 gene encoding uncharacterized protein LOC118150202 has product MPGRCTAEFVYGCDVRELQKPGLPSCRFFAQDLRPKQGIKNCFQKVILRRYKKCRHKNLQLGKCGKSVDEHKKCYNGLFQSLTTTRRKILQCKKFVKVIYKFSNSSRHKIRQVGKKTFKCEKPFCTVSHFTQHKRIHTGKRHCKCKECGKAYNEVSNLSTRKRIHSEKKPYKCEECGKTFNQFLYLITHKRIHTGEKPYNCEDCGKAFKQSAHLTTHRIIYTGVKPYRCEEYCGKAFSYSSTLTTHKIIHCGEKPYICEECGLAFNQSSRLTRHKMIHNEERPYKCEECGKAFNWSSYLTVHRIIHTGVKPYKCEECGKAFIWSSHLARHRIIHTGVKPYKCEECGKAFSWSSHLTRHRIIHTGEKPYKCEDWQSF; this is encoded by the coding sequence ttgTAGGTTCTTTGCCCAAGATCTTCGGCCAAAGCAGGGCATAAAAAATTGTTTCCAAAAAGTGATACTGAGAAGATATAAAAAATGCAGACATAAAAATTTACAGTTAGGAAAATGTGGTAAAAGTGTGGATGAGCACAAAAAATGTTACAATGGACTTTTCCAGTCTTTGACAACTACCCGGAGAAAAATACTTCAATGCAAAAAATTTGTAAAAGtcatatataaattttcaaattcaaGCAGACATAAAATAAGACAAGTtggaaaaaaaactttcaaatgtGAAAAGCCATTTTGCACAGTTTCACACTTCACTcaacataaaagaattcatactggaaaAAGACATtgcaaatgtaaagaatgtggcaaagcataTAATGAGGTCTCAAACCTTTCTACACGTAAAAGAATTCATAGTGaaaagaaaccctacaaatgtgaagaatgtggaaaaacttTTAACCAGTTCTTATACCTTAttacacataagagaattcatactggagagaaaccctacaattgtgaagactgtgggaaagcTTTTAAGCAATCTGCACATCTTACTACACACAGGATAATTTATACTGGAGTGAAACCCTACAGATGTGAAGAATAttgtggcaaagcttttagctATTCTTCAACCCTTACtacacataagataattcattgtggagagaaaccctacataTGTGAAGAATGTGGCTTAGCCTTTAACCAGTCCTCAAGGCTTACTAGACATAAGATGATTCATAACGAAGAGAGACCCTACaagtgtgaagaatgtggcaaagcctttaactgGTCTTCATACCTAACTGTACATAGAATAATTCATACTGGAgtgaaaccctacaaatgtgaagaatgtggcaaagcttttatcTGGTCCTCACACCTTGCTAGACACaggataattcatactggagtgaaaccctacaaatgtgaagaatgtggcaaagctttttcCTGGTCCTCACACCTTACTAGACACaggataattcatactggagagaaaccatacAAATGTGAAGACTGGCAAAGCTTTTAG